In the genome of Triticum urartu cultivar G1812 chromosome 5, Tu2.1, whole genome shotgun sequence, one region contains:
- the LOC125556277 gene encoding uncharacterized protein LOC125556277, translating to MGSCVSRSTASVEARSGRAVATAKVVGLDGSLAQFAASVTAGEALGDAARAPTFLCSADELRFDAPARALAAEEALQPGWLYFALPMSMLRRPLSGQEMAALAVKASSALAVASGKGRKAARVAPLVLADDEGTGTEDGGWSRHAYGKSDALKTVHGGGETVGKTRTRAGGSNGSGTSRPAGVQRLSSILEADD from the coding sequence ATGGGCTCGTGCGTCTCGCGCTCGACGGCGTCGGTGGAGGCCAGGTCCGGGCGGGCGGTGGCCACGGCGAAGGTGGTCGGCCTAGACGGCTCCTTGGCGCAGTTCGCGGCGTCCGTCACGGCGGGCGAGGCACTGGGGGACGCCGCCCGCGCGCCGACCTTCCTGTGCAGCGCCGACGAGCTCCGCTTCGACGCGCCCGCCCGCGCGCTGGCGGCCGAGGAGGCGCTGCAGCCCGGGTGGCTCTACTTCGCTCTGCCCATGTCCATGCTCCGCCGGCCGCTCTCCGGGCAGGAGATGGCCGCCCTCGCCGTCAAGGCCAGCTCCGCGCTCGCCGTCGCCAGCGGCAAGGGGCGGAAGGCGGCTCGGGTGGCGCCGCTCGTCCTCGCTGACGACGAGGGCACCGGAACAGAGGACGGTGGATGGAGTCGCCACGCGTATGGAAAAAGCGATGCGCTCAAGACGGTGCACGGCGGTGGTGAGACGGTGGGGAAGACGAGGACGCGAGCCGGTGGTTCCAACGGAAGCGGCACGAGTCGTCCGGCAGGCGTGCAAAGGTTAAGCTCCATTTTGGAGGCCGATGATTGA